The sequence AGACGGTCTGGTAGCGAGCGTCGTCTTCCTGCTCGGCCGCGTGGGTGATGTAGGGCGGCAGGGGCGTGGCGCCATGGGCTTCCAGCAGGTCGAGCACCGGCGCGGCGAAACGCAGATCGAACAGCTCGCCGGCGCGGCCCAGGACGTCGGCGGTGATGGCGCCGCCAGCCAGCTCCAGGCGCATGCCGGGCCCGGGCGACTTGCTGGCGCGGACATGGGCCAGGGCGCGGGTCGGTTCGGTGATGCGTTCGACCAACACTTCGACCTTGCCGCCGGTGGCCTTCTGGCCGGCTAAGCGGGCCTTGATGACGCGGGTATCGTTGAAAATGAGCAGATCGTGGGGCGCAGCAACGAGAGCAGGTCGCAGAACTGGCGGTCATGCAGCCGCCCCTGGCCATCCAGATGAAGCAGGCGACTGCCGCCACGTTCGGCGGCGGGCGTCTGCGCGATCAGTTCGGCAGGCAGGTTGTAATCAAAGTCGGAAACAGTAAAGGTGGACACGGTGTCATCCCGGCCTGACAGGACCGGAAAAAAAGGATCGGCGCAGTGCAGATACGCGGTGCGCAACCGTTTATTGTAGACGCCCGTGGTTGCCCACCCTCGTCTGTAACCGCCCGCCGCGACCGGCGCTCCTTATGTATGCTTTCATCTTTGTGCATAAGATGGTGTTACAGGCCATGGGATATCTGGCTGTGAGGCGCGCCCTGGCGGCGCTGGGATTGACGCTGACGACCTTGCTGCCCGGGGTCGCATGCGCGCAGGGTGCCGCGGGAGGGGCGCTGGGCTTGCCGGCAGAGCTGGCTCAGGCCTGGAAGGCAAGCAAGTTGCCCGATGAGGCGCTATCGCTGGTCGTGCAGGAGGTCAACGGGCCGCGCCTGGTTGCCATCAATGCCAAGGCGCCGCGCAACCCGGCCTCCGTCATGAAGTTGGTCACCACCTGGACGGCCTTATCCGAACTGGGCCCCAACTATGTCTGGCGCACGGACTTCCTAACCGAGCCCGGCGCGCGGCCCGACGCGCACGGGGTGCTGACGGGTCCGCTCTATTGGCGCGGCGGCGGCGATCCGCAGTTTCTCCTGCAGGACCTCTGGACGCTGCTGCGCGAACTGCGCCTGCGCGGCGTCAAGGAAATCAGCGACCTGGTGGTCGATCGGAGCATTTTCGGGCAGGTAGCCACGGATCCGGGCGCTTTCGATGGTGCCCCGGATCGCGCCTACAACGCCAGCCCGGACGCCCTCATGGTGGGGTTTGGCGCCTTGCGTCTTCTGCTCACACCCGACGCGGCCGCGCGTAAATGGGTGGCCACTGTCGATCCTCCGCTGCCCGGTCTGCGGCTGGAAGGGGCTATCCAGTGGGCGGATGGCCGCTGCAAAAGCGGAACGGACGTCACCACCCAACCGGTGGTGACCGATCAAGGCATTACGCTGCGGCTGGCCGGATCCGTGCCGGGGGCTTGCGGTGAATTCAGCCTCTACCGGTTGGCCTTGTCCCAGCAGGATTACACCGATGCGGTGTTCCGATTGCTCTGGCGCGAGCTGGGAGGCAATTTCAAGGGTAAGATGCGCCCCGGCATGGTTCCGGCCGATGCCGTGGTGCTGGCCTCCCACGAGTCACCCACGTTGGGCGAGGCGATCCGTGTCATCAACAAGCGCAGCAACAACGTCATGGCGCGCGCCTTGCTGCTCACCCTCGGGGCCGAACGAGGGCGCCGTCCGGCCACGGTCGCCAGCAGCGAGGCGGTGGCCAAGACGCTGCTGTCTGACCAGGGGCTGAACATGCCCGAGCTTGTTATCGATAATGGTGCAGGTCTGTCGCGCCTGGCGCGCGTATCGGCCGATAGCCTGGCCTCCATGTTGACCTTGGCCTGGCGCTCGCCTGTCATGCCAGAGTATCTGGCGTCGATGGCCATCGCAGGCGTGGATGGCACGGTCCGTCGGCGCATGAAGGGCAATGGCACGCTGGGCATGGCTCACCTGAAAACCGGTTCGCTGCGCGACGTGCGCTCTCTGGCGGGCTATGTGCTGGGCAGCAGCGGCAAGCGCTACGTGGTCGTGAGCATGGTCAACCATGAAAACGCCGATGCGGTGCGCAAGTTCGATGATGCGCTCATCGCCTGGTTGGCCGAACAGTAAATTTTTCGCCCGCAGGCGCGGGTATTGAGTAGTTTTTTTTGGAGAATCCGGACATGCCCGTGCATGAAATCCGTCATCCGCTGGTGCGGCACAAACTAGGCATCATGCGGCGCGTCGACCTGAGCACCAAGAGCTTTCGCGAGTTATCGCAGGAGGTCGCTGCTCTGTTGACTTACGAGGCCTCCAAGGACATGGCGCTGGCACCGGCCACGGTGGAGGGCTGGTGTGGCACGGTCGAGGTCGAGAAGATCGCCGGCAAGAAAGTCACCGTGGTGCCTATCCTGCGCGCCGGCATCGGTATGCTTGACGGGGTATTGAGCCTCATTCCGGGTGCCAAGGTCAGCGTCGTGGGCCTGGCCCGCAACGAGGAAACCCTGCAGGCACATACCTATCTGGAGCGGCTGGTCGGAGAGTTGGATCAGCGTCTGGCCCTGATCGTCGATCCCATGCTGGCTACCGGTGGTTCCATGGTGGCCACGATCGATATGCTCAAGCGCGCCGGTGCTCGCGAGATTCGCGCGCTGACGCTGGTCGCGGCGCCCGAGGGCATCAAGGCTGTCATGGACAAGCACCCTGACGTGCATATCTATACCGCATCCATCGACAACGGCCTGAATGAGCTCGGTTACATCATGCCGGGTCTGGGTGACGCGGGTGACCGCATTTTCGGTACCAAGCAGAAGGTCGAGTAGGCCTAGCGGGCCGACGCGCCAAACCAGGCCAGCTTGTCGGCCAACGCGGCGACTTCGCCGACGATAAGCAGTGCCGGTGCGGCAATGGCCTGTTCGCGGGCGATGCGGGCCAGTTGAGAAAGCGAACCGGTAACCACCCGCTGTTGCGGGCGGCTGCCGTTTTCGATCAGTGCGAAAGGCGTATCGGGAGCGCGGCCATGCGCAATCAGGCGCGCCGACAGGTTGTCCAACTGTCCCACGCCCATGTAGAAGGCCAGGGTCTGGTGATCCCGCGCCAACCCATCCCAGTCCAGTGAGTCTTCGTCGCCCCGGCAATGCGCGGTAACCAACCGCAGCGACTGAGCGTGGTCCCGATGCGTCAGTGGGATGCCGGCATAGGCTGCGCAGGCCAGTGCCGCGGTAATGCCCGGGACGACTTCGTAATCCACGCCTTGCGCACGCAGATGCTCCAGTTCCTCGCCGCCACGCCCGAAGATGAACGCGTCGCCGCCTTTGAGGCGGACCACGCGGCGTCCAGCGCGGGCATGCTCGACCAGCAAGGCATGAATACGGGATTGCGTGGCGTTGTGATCCTCACCCAGGCGTTTGCCCACCGGGATGCACTCGGCGTCGCGTCGCGCCAGCGCGAGCACATCGGGGCTGACCAACCGGTCGTGCAGGATGACATCGGCTTCGTTCAAGGCGCGCAGGGCCTTTAGCGTCAGCAGCCCGGGGTCGCCAGGGCCGGCGCCGACCAGTACGACACGTCCCGCCACGGGCGCAGCGCTTGTGGCCAGAGCCTCCTGCAGCAGGGCCTCGGCCTGATGGGGGTTGGCCCCCGCAAGGCGGCCGCGACCGGGCCATCGAGCAGCCAATCATAGAAGCGACGGCGCTGCCCGAGGTCTTGGCGGGCGGCACGGATACGCGAGCGGTAGCGTGCGGCCAGTTCGCCCAGTGCGCCCAGGCTGTGGTCAAACAGGGATTCCAGCCGTTCGCGCAGACGGCGGGCCAGTACGGGGCCACACCGGAGGAGGAAATCGCCACGATCAGCGGTGAGCGATCCACGATGGACGGGACCTGGAAGCTTGACAGCCCGGGGTCGTCGACGACATTGCAGAAGCGCTGCTGGCTACAGGAAACCTCGTAGACACGCGCATTGGTGGCGCGATCATCCGTGGCGGCAATCACCAGCCACGTCCCGTCGAGCCAGGCCGGCTCGAACTCGCCGGCAATATGCGTGATGGTTTGCCGGTCGGCCAGACGGCTGAGTTCGGGTGTGAGGGCAGGAGCGCCTACGGTGACCCGCGCACCGGCCTGCAGCAGTGCCTGCGTCTTGCGCGTGGCAACCGTGCCGCCGCCCACGACCAGAACATGCCGGTCCTGGAGATCGGAAAAAATCGG comes from Bordetella holmesii ATCC 51541 and encodes:
- a CDS encoding queuosine biosynthesis family protein (overlaps another CDS with the same product name), which encodes MLVERITEPTRALAHVRASKSPGPGMRLELAGGAITADVLGRAGELFDLRFAAPVLDLLEAHGATPLPPYITHAAEQEDDARYQTVYAREPGAVAAPTAGLHFDQAMLQRLADQDVQRAFVTLHVGAGTFQPVRVQKLEDHIMHSEWYTVPEATVAAVARARQAGAA
- the dacB gene encoding D-alanyl-D-alanine carboxypeptidase/D-alanyl-D-alanine-endopeptidase: MYAFIFVHKMVLQAMGYLAVRRALAALGLTLTTLLPGVACAQGAAGGALGLPAELAQAWKASKLPDEALSLVVQEVNGPRLVAINAKAPRNPASVMKLVTTWTALSELGPNYVWRTDFLTEPGARPDAHGVLTGPLYWRGGGDPQFLLQDLWTLLRELRLRGVKEISDLVVDRSIFGQVATDPGAFDGAPDRAYNASPDALMVGFGALRLLLTPDAAARKWVATVDPPLPGLRLEGAIQWADGRCKSGTDVTTQPVVTDQGITLRLAGSVPGACGEFSLYRLALSQQDYTDAVFRLLWRELGGNFKGKMRPGMVPADAVVLASHESPTLGEAIRVINKRSNNVMARALLLTLGAERGRRPATVASSEAVAKTLLSDQGLNMPELVIDNGAGLSRLARVSADSLASMLTLAWRSPVMPEYLASMAIAGVDGTVRRRMKGNGTLGMAHLKTGSLRDVRSLAGYVLGSSGKRYVVVSMVNHENADAVRKFDDALIAWLAEQ
- the upp gene encoding uracil phosphoribosyltransferase — translated: MPVHEIRHPLVRHKLGIMRRVDLSTKSFRELSQEVAALLTYEASKDMALAPATVEGWCGTVEVEKIAGKKVTVVPILRAGIGMLDGVLSLIPGAKVSVVGLARNEETLQAHTYLERLVGELDQRLALIVDPMLATGGSMVATIDMLKRAGAREIRALTLVAAPEGIKAVMDKHPDVHIYTASIDNGLNELGYIMPGLGDAGDRIFGTKQKVE
- a CDS encoding queuosine biosynthesis family protein, with protein sequence MSTFTVSDFDYNLPAELIAQTPAAERGGSRLLHLDGQGRLHDRQFCDLLSLLRPTICSFSTIPASSRPA
- the cobA gene encoding uroporphyrinogen-III C-methyltransferase; this encodes MAARWPGRGRLAGANPHQAEALLQEALATSAAPVAGRVVLVGAGPGDPGLLTLKALRALNEADVILHDRLVSPDVLALARRDAECIPVGKRLGEDHNATQSRIHALLVEHARAGRRVVRLKGGDAFIFGRGGEELEHLRAQGVDYEVVPGITAALACAAYAGIPLTHRDHAQSLRLVTAHCRGDEDSLDWDGLARDHQTLAFYMGVGQLDNLSARLIAHGRAPDTPFALIENGSRPQQRVVTGSLSQLARIAREQAIAAPALLIVGEVAALADKLAWFGASAR